Part of the Gemmatimonadota bacterium genome is shown below.
CATCGCGCGCGGTCGTTTTCTGTACGTTGGACGAGGCGACAACCTGCGGCACCCGGTCTACGTGGACGACGTAGCGGAGGCGTTCGAGCGCGCAGCGGACGCGCCCGCGGAGTACGCGGGTCGCACCTACATCATCGGCGGTCCGCGCGCCGTGAAGCTGCGCGAGCTGGTGGACGAATGCGCCGCCGCGCTGGGCGTCCCTGCCCCGGACCGGTCGCTGCCCCGGCCGCTCGCGGTGGGCCTGGGACTCGGGTTGGAACTCGCCTACGGGGCCCTGGGGCGCCAGCCGCCTTTCTCGCGCAGAAGCATCGTGTTCTTCGAGAACGACAACGCTTTCGATACGGCGGCCGCGCAGAACGATCTGGGTTTCAGCGCCCGCACTCCGCTCGCGGAGGGGCTGCGGGCCACGCTGCGGGCCCGGCGGGAGGCGGCAGCATGAGCGGCTCTCCGGCGAAGGACTCCGAGCCGCGGCGCTCCCACGCACCGCACGCGGAGCCGGGCCCCGTCGCGCCGCACCCGGCCATCCCGGCGGTGCGCGCGTACTGGAACTCGCGCGTCCACGACGAGCAGGTGAGCACCAGCGAGCCGGGCAGCAAGGCGTTTTTCGACGAGCTGGACGAGTACCGATACGACAAGCTCCGCTACCTGGAGAAGCTGGCGGATTTCCCCCGCTTCGCGGGCCGGGACGTGCTCGAGGTAGGGTGCGGGGCCGGTATCGACCTCGTGCGCTTCGCCGGACACGGCGCGAGCGCGCTGGGAGTGGAGCTGGCCGACGCGCCCCTGGCGCTCGCGGCGCGCAACCTCGAGGTCCGGGGGCTACGCGCTCCGCTGGCGGCCGCGGATGGCGCTCATCTTCCCTTCGCGGACGCCAGCTTCGACTTCGTGTATTGCCACGGCGTGTTGCCCTACGCGCCGGATCCGAGCGGCATCGCCGTGGAGGCGCATCGCGTGCTCCGCCCAGGCGGAACGGCGCTGTTCATGGCCTACCACAAGCGGTCCTGGCTGCCCGCCATGGCCCGGCTCACCCGCACGTCGCTGGAACACGACGACGCCCCCACTTTCAACCTTTTCAGCACCGACGATCTTGAGCGGGTGATAGCGCTCTTTCCGGTGCGGCGCATCCTGTACGAGCGCTTCCCTGTGCGCAGCCGGCTACACCGCGGACTCAAGGGTGCACTGTTCAATGGCGTCTTCGTGCCCGTCTTCCGGGCGCTGCCGAAACGGCTCACGAGGGGTCTGGGCTGGCACATCATCGCGGTCTGCCAAAAGGAGGCCGCCGTCGG
Proteins encoded:
- a CDS encoding class I SAM-dependent methyltransferase, with protein sequence MSGSPAKDSEPRRSHAPHAEPGPVAPHPAIPAVRAYWNSRVHDEQVSTSEPGSKAFFDELDEYRYDKLRYLEKLADFPRFAGRDVLEVGCGAGIDLVRFAGHGASALGVELADAPLALAARNLEVRGLRAPLAAADGAHLPFADASFDFVYCHGVLPYAPDPSGIAVEAHRVLRPGGTALFMAYHKRSWLPAMARLTRTSLEHDDAPTFNLFSTDDLERVIALFPVRRILYERFPVRSRLHRGLKGALFNGVFVPVFRALPKRLTRGLGWHIIAVCQKEAAVG